One genomic segment of Streptococcus salivarius includes these proteins:
- a CDS encoding ASCH domain-containing protein — protein sequence MKSDQMWQAYKILNQTIGDKIDAWAFGVEADYLAELVLMGQKTATSSAFDLYAVGNEPLPKENELSVILDSKENAICIIETTKVEVIPFKEVSENHAYKEGEGDRTLAYWQKLHENLFSKWLHEVGLHFSQDSLVVLEEFRVVYPID from the coding sequence ATGAAATCAGACCAGATGTGGCAAGCCTATAAGATTTTAAATCAGACAATCGGAGATAAGATTGATGCCTGGGCCTTTGGCGTGGAAGCAGATTATTTGGCAGAGCTCGTATTGATGGGGCAAAAGACAGCAACCAGTTCAGCTTTTGACTTGTATGCAGTGGGGAATGAACCATTGCCCAAGGAAAATGAACTGAGCGTCATTCTTGATAGTAAGGAGAATGCTATTTGTATTATTGAAACGACGAAAGTTGAGGTCATCCCATTTAAAGAGGTTTCTGAAAACCATGCCTACAAGGAAGGTGAAGGAGATCGAACCCTAGCTTACTGGCAAAAGCTTCATGAAAACCTCTTTAGCAAATGGTTGCATGAGGTTGGACTACATTTTAGTCAGGACAGTCTAGTTGTGTTGGAAGAATTTAGAGTTGTTTATCCTATAGATTGA
- a CDS encoding carbohydrate-binding domain-containing protein, with product MTYKDTKQTQERYAIKKSSKWKTAGSVLVASLIFGSSVVLNENKASADEANTESTLSTVTTGETTADLIEESVQTESSSNTTETSTDTDTSTTTTTSDTASSATSTTSDITDTSTSSETSDHSSTSATSEASSSETATTTNETSETATTTTDESSATHTSTSSTEATASETASVLTNNSSDTTSETTTTESSSDDSESTTTTITFNGTTVVTSDSSTVTVDGTTVTINQSGSYTLTGNGSSYTIIVAGSVTDPVTIYLDGVILTDSSITSNSSAELTVNVLSDSSISSTSANAIEATGALTITSGTGSSLTLSSTEKHAIKADSVTVDSVTLDLTSEAKDGINATTAVTIKNATVNITATDDGIQVEDETDVNSGDLTITDSTVTINATDKGITVTDELTVEGNSKVTVVAGDEGLEGRYINLTGGTVDITAGDDGINATEWTTKDSADTSSLTNSTSDLENEVAINIDGATVTILADGDGIDSNGNVTVKSGSLYVAQTSADNAAIDYDGTGIISGGIVWAIGNQGMAQAFTTGSSQSYIMANISGSAGDTITVTDSSGNVVATTTATSSFGNVVFSTESLTSGETYTITTSSGSSATATATEEGTNNGPGAGGMGGFPGGSFDNTSMSDNFGGYGGPTSYGGSSTNTGSINTPWGQSGSTSSENTSSTSTTSSTSQTANTGRPTPPNFASQTSSSSSTNTSTTASNSASQLAANASELTATNTALSSQSTSTSKTSNPEGASLKTNTSVANQSAEEQPTQSMTNATGVAQQEGQETAEKLDKIQAQNQTPEASKGQPREVSSQKENVSPVVQTNLAQKQNTQTSSKANQSDKSSQTNQTSKSSLPNTGDVSSLGLGALGAVLMTTSFALKGSKHSRK from the coding sequence ATGACATACAAAGATACGAAACAAACACAAGAACGTTACGCCATTAAAAAATCATCAAAATGGAAAACAGCGGGTTCAGTCCTAGTAGCGAGCTTAATTTTTGGTAGCTCGGTCGTCTTAAATGAAAATAAGGCTTCAGCCGATGAGGCAAACACCGAATCAACACTCTCAACGGTTACGACGGGTGAAACCACTGCCGATTTGATTGAAGAAAGTGTTCAGACAGAATCTTCGTCAAATACTACTGAGACAAGTACAGACACTGATACAAGTACTACAACTACGACATCCGACACGGCTTCGTCAGCAACAAGTACAACATCCGACATAACAGATACATCGACAAGTAGTGAAACCTCTGATCATTCAAGCACATCCGCAACATCAGAAGCAAGTTCTTCTGAAACTGCTACAACAACTAATGAAACTTCAGAAACGGCAACAACTACTACAGATGAAAGCAGTGCTACTCATACAAGCACAAGCTCCACTGAAGCGACTGCTTCAGAGACAGCCTCAGTTCTAACTAACAATTCTTCAGATACTACGTCTGAGACAACAACAACTGAGTCTAGCAGTGATGATTCAGAAAGTACGACGACCACGATTACCTTTAATGGGACAACTGTGGTAACGAGTGATAGCAGCACAGTAACAGTTGACGGCACTACCGTTACCATTAATCAATCAGGTTCATATACTCTAACAGGTAATGGCTCAAGTTACACTATTATTGTGGCTGGTAGCGTGACGGATCCAGTTACAATCTACTTGGATGGAGTGATCTTAACAGATTCCTCAATCACTTCTAATTCCTCAGCAGAATTGACAGTGAATGTCCTTTCAGACAGTTCTATCTCTTCAACCTCTGCTAATGCAATCGAAGCAACGGGAGCTTTGACCATCACAAGCGGTACTGGAAGTAGCTTGACACTTTCAAGTACTGAAAAGCACGCCATTAAGGCTGATAGTGTAACGGTTGACTCTGTAACGCTTGATTTGACTTCTGAGGCCAAGGATGGCATCAATGCGACGACAGCTGTAACCATTAAAAATGCTACAGTTAACATCACAGCAACTGATGATGGTATTCAAGTCGAAGACGAAACAGATGTGAATAGTGGTGATTTGACAATTACCGACTCAACGGTAACCATTAATGCGACTGATAAAGGTATCACGGTTACGGATGAATTGACCGTTGAAGGCAATTCTAAAGTAACGGTCGTGGCGGGTGACGAAGGTCTTGAAGGACGCTATATCAATTTGACAGGTGGAACCGTTGACATCACTGCTGGAGATGACGGTATTAACGCCACTGAGTGGACGACCAAGGACAGTGCAGACACTTCAAGCCTAACCAACTCGACTTCTGATTTGGAAAATGAAGTTGCCATCAATATTGACGGTGCAACGGTTACAATCCTAGCAGACGGTGATGGTATCGACAGTAACGGGAATGTGACAGTTAAAAGTGGTTCTCTCTATGTCGCTCAGACAAGTGCAGATAATGCCGCTATCGACTACGATGGAACAGGTATCATCTCGGGCGGTATCGTTTGGGCCATTGGTAATCAAGGAATGGCTCAGGCCTTTACAACGGGTTCAAGTCAATCTTACATCATGGCCAACATTTCAGGTAGTGCAGGGGACACCATTACAGTCACTGATAGTTCCGGAAATGTTGTTGCCACAACGACAGCGACGTCTTCATTTGGAAATGTGGTCTTTAGTACCGAGAGTCTAACTTCGGGTGAAACCTATACCATCACGACCTCAAGTGGGTCGAGTGCCACTGCAACAGCTACTGAAGAAGGCACAAACAACGGTCCTGGTGCAGGTGGAATGGGTGGCTTCCCAGGTGGAAGCTTTGACAATACCTCAATGTCTGATAATTTCGGAGGCTATGGGGGACCAACTAGCTATGGTGGAAGCTCTACCAATACTGGTAGCATTAACACACCATGGGGACAATCTGGTTCAACAAGTTCCGAGAATACGTCTAGCACGAGTACTACAAGTTCAACAAGTCAGACAGCTAATACAGGACGTCCAACCCCACCAAACTTTGCTAGTCAAACAAGTAGCTCAAGCTCTACAAATACTAGCACTACGGCAAGCAACAGTGCTAGTCAACTAGCAGCCAACGCTTCAGAACTGACAGCAACAAACACAGCCCTATCAAGTCAAAGTACGTCAACTTCAAAAACTTCAAATCCTGAAGGAGCATCGCTTAAAACAAATACTTCTGTTGCTAACCAGTCGGCAGAAGAACAACCGACACAAAGCATGACTAATGCGACAGGTGTTGCCCAACAAGAAGGTCAAGAGACTGCTGAAAAGTTGGATAAGATCCAAGCTCAAAATCAAACTCCTGAAGCATCAAAAGGTCAGCCAAGAGAAGTTTCAAGTCAAAAGGAAAATGTAAGCCCAGTCGTACAAACGAATCTTGCACAGAAACAAAATACTCAAACAAGCTCTAAGGCTAACCAGTCTGACAAAAGCTCACAAACGAACCAAACAAGTAAATCAAGCCTACCAAATACTGGTGATGTGAGTAGCTTGGGACTAGGTGCATTAGGGGCTGTACTCATGACAACATCGTTTGCACTTAAAGGAAGTAAGCATTCTCGTAAGTAA
- a CDS encoding CsbD family protein: MGIEDKLNQAKGALKQGAGKLSGDKKTELEGAVEKVVAKAKDGFEDVKDSVEGAVEGLKNSFKK, encoded by the coding sequence ATGGGAATCGAAGATAAATTGAATCAAGCTAAAGGCGCTCTTAAACAAGGCGCTGGCAAACTTTCTGGTGATAAAAAAACTGAACTCGAAGGTGCTGTTGAAAAAGTTGTAGCTAAAGCAAAAGATGGTTTCGAAGACGTTAAAGATAGCGTTGAAGGTGCTGTTGAAGGCCTTAAAAATAGTTTTAAAAAATAA
- a CDS encoding DUF421 domain-containing protein, with translation MTSFYLTVAIKLALGLISLVFVINLTGKGNLAPSSATDQVQNFVLGAILGGTIYSSTVSILQYIVILIIWTILILLLKWLITNILFIKHLIDGKPTVIIKHGQLDPEACRSKGLSASDVALKLRSQGIFQLKEVKRAVIEQNGQLIVVRAGDENPKYPIVTDGVIQTEILDTIGKTEDWLNEELQKMGYDNISDIFIAEYDKGKINVVTY, from the coding sequence ATGACATCTTTTTATCTTACTGTTGCAATTAAACTAGCTTTGGGGCTTATTTCACTCGTCTTTGTTATCAATTTAACAGGTAAAGGAAACCTAGCACCTAGCTCAGCTACTGACCAAGTACAGAACTTTGTTCTTGGTGCAATCCTCGGTGGTACAATTTATAGTAGTACCGTTTCAATCCTCCAATATATCGTGATTTTGATTATTTGGACGATTTTGATTTTACTTCTAAAATGGCTAATTACCAATATTCTCTTTATCAAACATTTGATTGACGGTAAACCAACTGTCATCATCAAACATGGTCAACTAGATCCTGAAGCTTGTCGCTCTAAAGGACTTTCAGCCTCTGATGTCGCTTTAAAATTACGTTCCCAAGGAATTTTTCAACTTAAAGAGGTTAAACGTGCAGTTATTGAACAGAACGGCCAATTGATTGTGGTTCGTGCGGGTGATGAAAATCCGAAATACCCAATCGTTACTGATGGGGTCATTCAAACAGAAATTCTTGATACTATTGGTAAAACGGAGGATTGGTTAAATGAAGAGCTTCAAAAAATGGGATATGACAACATTTCAGATATCTTCATCGCTGAATATGATAAAGGAAAGATTAATGTTGTCACTTATTAA
- a CDS encoding DUF3290 family protein: MKFYSYDYVLSQISQQNWVMVAITAGLILVTGVFAFKAFKERHDTKFRELSIISILTLVAVVLIAISNFQSNQSNNDQFRASLHFIEVVSKNLDVDKSKVYVNTSTTTDGAILKVGNKYYRAISGSEPDSYLLEQIKLYKSDVELVEVKK, from the coding sequence ATGAAATTCTATTCCTATGACTATGTGCTAAGTCAGATTAGCCAACAAAACTGGGTTATGGTTGCCATTACTGCAGGACTTATTTTAGTGACCGGTGTATTTGCTTTTAAAGCCTTCAAAGAACGCCATGATACTAAGTTTCGTGAACTCTCTATTATTTCTATTTTAACCTTAGTTGCCGTGGTTCTAATTGCTATCAGTAATTTCCAAAGCAATCAATCTAACAACGACCAATTTAGAGCATCTCTTCACTTTATCGAGGTTGTGTCTAAAAATCTTGACGTTGATAAGAGCAAGGTTTATGTCAATACTTCTACTACTACAGATGGCGCTATCCTCAAAGTTGGAAACAAGTACTATCGTGCCATCTCAGGTTCAGAACCTGACAGCTACTTGCTAGAACAAATAAAACTTTACAAGTCTGATGTTGAACTCGTGGAGGTTAAAAAATGA
- the manA gene encoding mannose-6-phosphate isomerase, class I, with the protein MSEPLFLQSVMQEKIWGGTHLRDVFGYDIPSDHVGEYWAISAHPNGVSTIKNGRYAGQTLDVLYAEHRELFGNRQEPVFPLLTKILDANDWLSVQVHPDDAYGLEHEGELGKTECWYIIAAEPGAEIIYGHNAKSKEELRQQIESKDWENLLTKVPVKAGDFFYVPSGTMHAIGAGILVLETQQSSDTTYRVYDFDRKDDQGNLRELHLEKSIDVLNIGEPANSRPVTTKVDDLKSTLLVASDFFAVYKWEISGKAYFEKTADYSLFSVLDGQGSLLVDGQEYPIAKGSHFILPSDVQAWEIQGELELIVSHP; encoded by the coding sequence ATGTCTGAACCATTATTTTTACAATCTGTTATGCAGGAGAAGATTTGGGGTGGCACGCATTTGCGTGATGTCTTTGGCTACGACATTCCAAGCGACCATGTAGGAGAGTACTGGGCTATTTCCGCACACCCAAATGGTGTTTCTACTATTAAAAATGGTCGCTATGCCGGTCAAACTTTAGATGTTCTTTATGCAGAGCATCGTGAATTGTTTGGAAATCGTCAGGAACCTGTTTTTCCACTTTTAACTAAGATTTTGGATGCCAATGATTGGCTTTCAGTTCAGGTCCATCCAGATGATGCTTATGGACTTGAACATGAAGGTGAACTTGGTAAAACAGAGTGTTGGTATATCATTGCTGCTGAACCAGGTGCTGAAATTATTTATGGCCACAATGCCAAATCAAAAGAAGAACTGCGTCAGCAAATTGAAAGTAAGGATTGGGAAAATCTTTTGACTAAGGTTCCAGTTAAAGCAGGTGATTTCTTCTATGTGCCAAGTGGTACCATGCATGCTATTGGTGCAGGTATCTTAGTTCTTGAAACCCAACAGTCAAGTGACACAACCTACCGTGTGTATGACTTTGACCGTAAGGATGACCAGGGCAACCTGCGTGAGCTCCATCTGGAAAAATCTATCGATGTCCTAAATATTGGTGAACCTGCCAACAGTCGCCCAGTCACAACAAAAGTAGATGACCTCAAATCAACGCTTTTAGTAGCAAGTGATTTCTTCGCCGTTTATAAATGGGAGATTTCAGGTAAGGCTTATTTTGAAAAGACTGCAGATTACAGTTTGTTTAGTGTACTTGACGGTCAAGGAAGTCTCCTTGTTGATGGTCAAGAATATCCAATTGCAAAAGGAAGCCACTTCATTCTACCAAGCGATGTTCAAGCTTGGGAAATTCAGGGAGAGCTTGAATTGATTGTTAGTCATCCTTAA
- the brnQ gene encoding branched-chain amino acid transport system II carrier protein, with the protein MLKKGGLTALLLFGMFFGAGNLTFPPQLGFESGGHFWPAIAGFVLSGIGIAILTLVIGTLNPKGYIHEISQKISPKFALVYLAVLYLSIGPFFAIPRTAAAAFSIGFSPLIGSGHTSLWLFVFTVIYFALALWIAMNPSKILDSIGRILTPVFAIMIVMVIVAGALKYGGHSPQVASQAYQASAFGKGFLEGYNTLDALASVAFSVVAVVTLNQLGFKSKKEYISTIWVVGFVVTLLFGALYLGLAFLGNHFPLQVAGLPKDANIGASVLSQATQAIFGPAAQIFLAIMVTVTCFTTTAGLIVATGEFFHKAFPKVSYKAYAILFTLIGFAIANLGLNNIIAFSVPVLLILYPITITIVMIVIANKFVALSKPGMQVTVAVVTLIALLSVLGSQFELAGLNALINFLPLSGASLPWLIPAILCILLSLILPDKIKSESFEME; encoded by the coding sequence ATGTTAAAAAAAGGAGGCCTTACAGCTTTATTGTTGTTTGGTATGTTCTTTGGAGCCGGAAATCTGACCTTTCCGCCTCAGCTAGGCTTTGAATCTGGAGGTCATTTTTGGCCTGCGATTGCAGGGTTTGTCCTATCAGGTATTGGTATTGCCATCCTAACGCTGGTGATTGGGACCCTAAATCCTAAGGGGTACATTCATGAGATTTCACAAAAAATCTCGCCTAAGTTTGCCCTAGTCTATTTGGCAGTCCTTTATCTGTCTATTGGTCCTTTCTTTGCCATTCCTAGAACGGCAGCAGCAGCCTTTTCGATTGGCTTCTCGCCTTTGATTGGCAGTGGACATACCAGCCTTTGGCTCTTTGTCTTTACCGTAATCTACTTTGCTTTAGCACTTTGGATTGCCATGAACCCATCTAAAATTCTAGATAGTATTGGACGTATCTTAACACCTGTCTTTGCTATTATGATTGTTATGGTTATTGTGGCAGGAGCACTTAAATACGGTGGTCACAGTCCTCAGGTAGCTAGTCAGGCCTATCAGGCTTCTGCTTTTGGTAAGGGATTCTTGGAAGGCTATAACACCTTGGATGCCTTGGCTTCTGTGGCCTTCAGTGTAGTGGCAGTAGTCACCCTCAACCAATTAGGCTTTAAGTCTAAAAAAGAGTATATTTCGACTATTTGGGTTGTTGGTTTTGTAGTGACGCTTCTCTTTGGTGCTTTATATTTGGGACTCGCCTTTTTGGGCAATCATTTCCCACTCCAAGTGGCAGGCCTACCAAAAGATGCCAATATTGGTGCTAGCGTCTTGTCACAAGCCACACAAGCTATCTTTGGACCAGCGGCTCAAATTTTCCTAGCTATCATGGTGACAGTGACTTGTTTCACAACAACCGCAGGACTTATCGTTGCGACTGGGGAATTCTTCCACAAGGCATTTCCGAAAGTATCATACAAGGCTTACGCTATTCTCTTTACCTTGATTGGGTTTGCGATTGCCAACTTGGGACTTAACAATATCATTGCTTTCTCAGTGCCAGTGCTTTTGATTCTCTACCCAATCACGATCACGATTGTCATGATTGTAATTGCCAACAAGTTCGTGGCCTTGTCTAAACCAGGTATGCAGGTCACAGTTGCTGTAGTCACTCTGATTGCCTTGCTCAGCGTTCTTGGTAGCCAGTTCGAGCTTGCAGGACTAAATGCCCTTATTAACTTCCTACCATTGTCAGGAGCTTCCTTACCATGGTTGATACCAGCCATCTTGTGCATCCTCTTGTCTCTCATCTTACCAGATAAGATTAAGAGCGAAAGCTTTGAAATGGAATAA
- a CDS encoding dynamin family protein, which yields MNKIKVVSNPYEKTVTFCRYDLSSESWITINSENNSNSKLVSAVFQRGFFPFKVYDILKEIENEYSVPDEKLELIFEGPNDEKQQLEEALKDERFSNIILSSSTSYLENARDVLPEINRIFKNLEPLIIKNIGESNKEIETQLKRFSDASGDTVPICVLGTYSAGKSTFINALIGQELLPSAETPVTAKIYKVTASSYEDRAKISFVYKDERVVLTFHDNQVFYDGLNVTDSFGKKVDGILNTSFDSIISKLHAVLEVINDSADEGVGDLIEILVPFSKGILGDVGSKITIFDTPGSNSSTNSQHSEVLANAMAGMSNGLPVFVTDSSSLDSTDNSNLKEKLISVEGLDERFTMIVVNKAEAAALSSTNLKSDSFRDRIMNQAIPRELYAQGIYYVSSILGLGAKLNGHLEGEFYSEQFDTYREKYSNPETKYYKKLYEFDILPRQMSNTVRATAEKSSDLIYANSGLLTIEDSIKTFVDRYSHYDKCQQAKALLDKLLLRTNAVITEKNEDLRSREAELEANLDGQKSVIVERLKSTSLSQKNDLLIKYPKEMKIFQERLMKQIEKGDVLDRYNEIHKEILSLNPTLNLTEHQQIDISNLKLGNISNEVSNYFSVTRENKTKKINLENLASAQTVDYFRNKFVEELYFSRIEFERISSSFWSNHASEIKSHFERIISGDLGLEPEKRQKLSQLILSYEEIDFTQLNLEKFSKEELSYVFRLGDFTLKSSKVNVSGLKKTYNDLFKSKMTEFAGSICSEHEKAFKIWLVNLTSIIVQNIIEFSPELSALNTKIQRTRNEVASLEEQQQQIENYTNQIKQMITWK from the coding sequence ATGAATAAAATTAAAGTTGTAAGTAATCCTTACGAGAAGACAGTAACTTTTTGTCGCTACGACTTATCTAGTGAAAGTTGGATAACAATAAATAGTGAAAATAACTCAAATAGTAAGTTGGTTTCAGCCGTTTTTCAACGTGGCTTTTTTCCTTTTAAGGTATATGATATTTTAAAAGAAATTGAAAATGAGTATTCTGTTCCAGATGAAAAACTTGAATTAATTTTTGAGGGGCCAAATGATGAAAAGCAACAGTTAGAAGAAGCATTAAAAGATGAGCGCTTTTCAAATATTATTTTATCATCATCTACAAGCTATTTAGAGAACGCACGCGATGTTCTGCCAGAAATTAATCGTATTTTTAAAAATCTTGAGCCACTGATTATAAAGAATATTGGGGAGAGCAACAAGGAGATTGAAACACAGTTAAAACGCTTTTCGGATGCCTCCGGAGATACAGTTCCTATCTGTGTATTAGGAACCTATAGTGCAGGGAAGTCAACTTTTATCAATGCCTTGATTGGGCAGGAATTACTCCCAAGCGCTGAGACTCCTGTGACCGCTAAAATCTATAAAGTTACGGCTAGTTCTTATGAAGATCGTGCCAAAATCTCTTTTGTATATAAAGATGAAAGAGTCGTTCTCACTTTCCATGATAATCAAGTATTTTATGATGGATTGAATGTCACTGATTCATTTGGTAAGAAAGTCGATGGTATCTTGAATACTTCTTTTGATTCAATCATTTCAAAGCTACATGCAGTATTAGAAGTTATCAATGATTCTGCTGACGAAGGCGTTGGAGATTTAATCGAAATACTTGTCCCATTTTCAAAAGGTATTTTAGGAGATGTAGGTTCAAAAATTACGATATTCGACACTCCAGGTTCTAATTCATCAACTAATAGTCAGCATTCAGAAGTCCTAGCTAATGCCATGGCTGGTATGTCAAATGGCTTGCCAGTCTTTGTTACTGATAGTAGTTCCTTAGACAGCACTGATAATAGTAATTTAAAAGAAAAACTTATTTCAGTAGAAGGATTAGATGAACGGTTCACCATGATTGTGGTTAATAAGGCCGAAGCAGCGGCTCTAAGCTCGACTAATCTTAAAAGTGATTCTTTTAGAGATAGAATCATGAATCAAGCCATTCCAAGAGAATTATATGCTCAAGGTATTTATTACGTTTCATCAATTTTAGGACTTGGAGCGAAGTTAAATGGGCATTTAGAGGGAGAATTCTACTCTGAGCAATTTGATACTTATAGAGAGAAATACTCAAATCCTGAAACAAAATACTATAAGAAGCTGTATGAGTTTGACATTCTTCCAAGACAAATGTCTAATACTGTTCGAGCAACTGCTGAAAAAAGTTCCGACCTTATTTATGCAAATAGCGGTTTATTAACCATTGAGGATTCTATTAAAACCTTTGTTGACCGCTATTCACATTATGACAAGTGTCAACAGGCAAAAGCTTTATTAGATAAACTACTATTGAGAACAAATGCAGTAATTACAGAGAAAAACGAAGATTTACGTAGTAGAGAGGCAGAATTAGAGGCTAATCTTGATGGCCAAAAATCTGTCATTGTTGAAAGATTGAAATCCACTTCATTATCCCAAAAAAATGACCTTTTGATTAAGTATCCAAAGGAAATGAAGATTTTCCAAGAACGTCTAATGAAACAGATTGAAAAAGGGGATGTTCTAGACCGTTATAATGAAATACACAAAGAGATACTCTCATTAAATCCAACTTTAAATTTAACTGAGCATCAACAAATTGATATTAGTAATCTAAAGTTAGGAAATATCAGTAATGAGGTTAGTAACTATTTCAGTGTTACACGTGAGAACAAGACAAAGAAAATCAACTTAGAGAATCTAGCTTCTGCACAAACAGTCGACTATTTTAGAAATAAATTTGTAGAAGAACTTTATTTTTCAAGGATTGAATTTGAACGTATTTCTAGCAGTTTTTGGTCTAATCATGCTTCTGAGATAAAATCTCATTTTGAGCGTATTATTTCAGGTGATTTGGGACTTGAACCAGAAAAACGTCAAAAGCTTTCTCAATTGATTCTATCTTATGAAGAGATAGATTTTACTCAATTAAATCTTGAAAAGTTTAGTAAAGAAGAACTTAGTTATGTATTTAGATTGGGAGACTTTACTTTGAAATCAAGTAAAGTTAACGTATCTGGCCTTAAGAAGACCTATAATGATTTATTTAAATCAAAGATGACAGAATTTGCAGGAAGTATTTGTTCGGAACACGAGAAAGCTTTTAAAATTTGGCTAGTAAATCTTACAAGTATAATTGTTCAAAATATCATTGAATTTAGTCCAGAATTAAGTGCTTTGAATACGAAAATTCAGAGAACAAGAAACGAAGTTGCAAGCTTAGAGGAGCAACAGCAACAAATTGAAAATTATACTAACCAGATTAAACAAATGATTACTTGGAAATAG